The Dehalococcoides mccartyi CG5 genome contains the following window.
TTGGTGATGCGGAAAAACCACTGCTCAAGGTCGCGCCGGGTGGTGGGGGTTTCGCACCTCCAGCAAGTGCCGTCTACCACCTGTTCGTTGGCCAATACCGCCTGGCAACTGGGACACCAGTTTACCGGGGCTTTGGCACGGTAGGCCAATCCGGCTTCATACAGCTTTAAAAAGAACCATTGTGTCCACTTGTAATATTCGGGCAGGCAGGTTATAACCTCCCTGTCCCAGTCAAACATAGCACCTATTGTCTTCAGCTGGCGGCGCATGTTTTCTACGTTATTCAGGGTCCAGATACGGGGGTGGATATTGTGCTTGATAGCGGCATTTTCAGCCGGCAGGCCGAAAGAGTCAAAACCCACCGGGCGCATTACATTAAAGCCTCTCAGGCGTTTGTATCTGGCAAAACAGTCCGCCGGAACTTCGGCATACCAGTGGCCTATGTGGAGATTGCCCGAGGTATAAGGGAACATGGTAAGGGAGTACCATTTGGGTTTGGGGCTGTCTTCACTGGCGTGGTAAAGGCGGTCTGCCGCCCATTTATCCTGCCATTTTTTTTCTGTTTCCTGCGGATTATATTTTTCGGCCATTTCTGTTTTCCTATCTGAAATATCAGATTATATTACCCCGTACTGCCTGTGCTTTCAAGTTAAGGCGGCTTTTTAGGGCTATTTCTATATTGGACGGGAATTGGGTAAAATGAGAAGGCTTAAAAATGTATTATATATAATAGAAAGGCTGGCCGAAAAGGGCCGGTGGTTTTAATGACAGTTAAAGAGATTGTGGTAATAGGTGCGGGGGCGGGCGGGCTTATGGCGGCAGGCCGGGCGGCGGAATGCGGCGGCAAAGTAATTCTGCTGGAAAAATCCGAACAGCCGGGCAAGAAAATGCTTATTTCCGGGCAGGGTAGATGTAATATTTCAAACAGCCGGGATATGGCCGAGTTTATAACCGCTTTCGGCCCTAACGGGCGGTTTTTATACAGTGCTTTCAGCCGTTTTTTCAGGCAGGAACTGGTGGAGTTGCTTGCCCGCTACGGGGTGGAAACCAAGACCGAACGGGGCGGCAGGCTTTTTCCTGATTCGGACAAGGCCGGAGATGTGGTGGGGGCACTGATGAAATATGCCTCAGCCGCTACCCTGATAGCTGGTCAAAAGGTTAGCCAGATACTGGTGAATGACGGGCAAGTTGTGGGGGTCAAAACCGAAAAGGAGACCTTCAGGGCGGATGCGGCTGTGATTGCCACCGGCGGGGCATCTTACCCCGGTACCGGCTCTTCGGGGGACGGCTTTCGCATGGCAGAAGCACTGGGGCATACCATTGTAAAACTCCGTCCGGCTTTAGTGCCTCTGGTAGTAAAGGAAATAGCCCTTGTTCAGAGTATGCAGGGAGTAGCCCTGAAAAATATTCGCCTGACTTCCTACCGCTGTGAAGCGGATAAAATACCTCTTGATTTGATTTTGCAGGACTGGGGGCGGGGCATTACGGGAAAGAAACCGCCTAAAGCGGTTATTGAAAGCCGCATGGGCGAACTGATGATTACTCATTTCGGTCTGGGCGGGCCTTTGACTATGCTGATGGGGCTTCCGGTTGCCGAGGCATTGGAACAAGGGGCGGTGAGTGTGGCTATAGACCTGAAACCGGCGCTATCTTTGGATAAGCTGCGTCTGCGTCTCCAGCGGGATTTTGATACCTTCGGCAAACGCAGTTTTCAAAACCTGCTCTCAGAACTTTTGCCCCAGAAAATGATAAGGCCGTTTGTAGACCTGACAGGCATAGACCCCTTCAAGTGCGGCGGGCAGATAACGGCGTCTGAGCGTGAAGTTATTTTGGCTAACCTTAAGTGCCTGCGGTTTAATATTACTTCCACTCTCCCCCTGACCTCGGCGGTGGTAACTGCCGGCGGGGTAAATCTAAAGGAGATAGACCCCCGGACTATGGAATCCAAACTAATAAAGGGGCTGTATTTCTGCGGCGAGGTTATGGATATAGATGCGGATACCGGCGGCTACAACCTTCAGGCGGCTTTTTCCAGCGGCTATCTGGCCGGCGAATCGGCGGCAGGGGCATAAAAATTGGTCAGGCGGGTAACGGTAGAGGAGTATAATCTCTGTTGGGCAGAGCAGTATGATGCCGAGGCGGTAAAGCTTCGGGCTTTACTGGCAGATAATCTGCTTGAGATACACCACATAGGCTCAACCGCTGTGCCGGGGCTTAGTGCCAAACCTATAATAGATATTATGCCGGTGGTCAAAGATATATCTGCTATAGACAGGCTTCAGAAAACCTTTGAGCGGGCAGGTTACCTGTATTTGGGCGAATATGGCATTCCGGGCAGGCGTTTTTTGGTGCGGGGGACTGATAAAATACGGTTTGCCCATGTGCATATCTTCGGGGTATCTTCCTCAGATATAGAAAGACACCTTGCCTTTCGTGATTATCTGCGTTGCCATGAGGCAGAGGCAGCGGAATATTCCTGTATCAAAAAGGCGCTGGCACTCAAATTCCCCGAGGACATAGAGGCCTATATAAACGGCAAGTCCGGTTTTGTCAGGGACTTAGAGACCAAAGCCCTGAAGTGGTTCAGGGCAAACCTCCAGACCTGAACCTATTATTCTTTACCCGCCGGAGTCCTCTTGTCTGAAAAGTATAGACATACTTACATAAGTCCGCTATTGACTTTTTCAAGTGGCAAAATTCGGAAATCATCCTGTAATAAATACGTACACTTACTAATACCGCCGGAAGCGGATAAAAAGCATAATGAACATCCGAGTGATTGTTATCGGCTTTCAGAGCCGGTTTTTTGGTGTATGTGACGCAGCCAGCGTTACCGAGAGGAATGTAGTGAGTATGCAAATGCTTTTAAATCAGGATATTATAAATAAGTGTGTATGCCACAAATGTCCTGTACAAAATCAGAGTGAATGCGTTCATACCCAGATGGCTGAGCTGAAAAACAGCCTCAAGGAAACTCCTTTGGATCCGCATAAAATCCCCAAGGCATATTGTGTTAACGGAAAGTCTCTCTGCAAGGGGATTGACCACAGCAAACCCTGCATCTGCGGCAGCTGTGATGTTTATGCCAAATATCACCTGTCCGAAGGTGAACCGGGCGGGTTTTATTGTTTTGAAGGCAAATCTGTTTAGACTGTGCCCCCCAAGGGTTCTTTTTCTGGTTTTCCATCGGTTTATTATTCTTTTTTACCGAATTTAGTTAAGGGGTGATATTTCCTGAATACCGGCGTATGCTTAAAGCTAGGGAATATTTACCGTAAACTTTAAAAGGGATTTTCGCTATAAGTGTCGTATCAGTTTGGGAAGGAGTGATTTTTAACCTATGGAAAAGATTATAGGCAGGAATGCAGGTAAGATTAAACTATATGCCCTAAGTACCTGCGGCTGGTGCCGTTTGACCCGCCAGCTTCTGGCTGAACTGGGAGTAGCCTACGAATTTGAATATGTTGATTTGCTTACCGGAGCGGAACGGGAAAAAGCCGTAAAAGAACTGACGGCTCTTAACCCGTCCAGCTCTTTTCCTACGATGGTTATCGGGGAAAACAGAGTGATAATAGGTTATAAAAAAGCTGAAATACGGGAGGCGCTGAAAGCATGAGTTCAAAACTTCCTGAACCGTCAGAAGGCCCTGTACTTTTTCAGGCACGCCTCAAAAATGAGGCTGAGGCTTCTGGTTATCACCTTAACCCGGATGGGTCTTTTGTAAAGATGCTGGCTGAGGGTTTACTGGCTAACCGCCAGCGGTATGGTTACCCATCCTGTCCCTGCCGTCTGGCAAAAGGTGATAAAAAGGCTGACTTGGATATTATTTGCCCGTGTGATTACCGTGATGCAGACCTGAGTGAATTTGGCAGCTGCTACTGTGCGCTGTATGTAAATAGCCATATTGCAAAGGGTGAAAAAAAGGCTCAGGCAGTGCCTGAACGCCGCCATTTGCCCGAAACCCGTCCGGAAACAAAGCCTGCCGAAGCTCCTTCCGGGCTGGCTTATCCTGTTTGGCGTTGCCGGGCCTGCGGATACCTGTGCGGGCGTGACGAAGCGCCGGATGAGTGTCCCATTTGCAAGGCAGACAAAGAACGGTTTGAGCGGTTCATGTAGTAAAACCCAAAAGTCCAAAAAGGCTTGCCTGAGAGTGCCATTTGGGTTATCATAGTGTCAGGTATTGTGGTTACAGGGCTGGTCTTTTGGGATGAATTTTTTACGCCGTTATGATCTGTATCTAGTTTTATTGTTCATAGTTTTGGCAGTACTGGCAGCCGAAGGCGGCTGGGTGCTGCCTTTGCGGTTGTTATTCGGCGTGCCGCTAGTTCTGATAGTGCCGGGTTATGCCCTGATGTCTGTCTTGTACCCGTCAAGGCTTAGTCTTAGCCGCTCCGGGCGGTTTATGATGGGTTTGGGGCTTAGTCTGTCAGTATCCATATTGGCCGGGCTGGCGCTTAACTATACAGTCGGGCTGGAGCAGGCGAGTGTTCTGTATGCTCTTAGCGGTTTCAGCCTTGTTTTTTGCCTTATAGCCATTGGCCGGAGGCAGCATCTGCCGCCCAATGAGAAACCCGGTCTGATACTAACCCCGCCTGATACCAAAAGGCATTTGCCTCCAAACACCTCCCAGATATTTCTGAATGTGATTCTCTCGGTTTGCCTGCTGGGGGTGGGGGGAGTTGCCGCAAAACAGCTGCTACAGGTTTATTCCCCGTCTGAATTCACCCGGTTTTATCTGCTGGGGCTGAATGATACTGCCGAAAACTTTCCCAGTCTGTTTATTTTAAATGGTGAACAGGTGGCGGGGGTTAAATATGGCAACCAGCCTGCGGTAGTGGCTGTTTCTGCCCGACTTAAACTGGTAATATCCAATAGTGGCCAGTCCGAAATGGTTTATCAGGTAGAGGCTTTACTTAACGGCCAGAACTACCGCTTTTCCCTTAAAGAAGGCGGGGAATTTGATGGTCTGGTAAAAGTACCGGTGGATACCATTAAGTCACTTGAGCTTTATTTTGCCCCGTTTGAGGCTGGAGATAACCAAGTGCTGGAAATCTGGCTTTATGCCGGTGAAACCGCAGTGTTTACTAAGCCGCTCAAAATTGTCTTCAGCACAGTTTGAAGCGGTCTTTTCTCAGGCTAACAGCTTGGTGTATAGCTCTTTGAGGCTGGTTATTATGAGAGGCCAAGCGCAGGTGGCTACTTTGTGGCGGGTATTGGCCGGCGGATTTTGAGTATAGGCCTGAAAGGCTTTTAAAAATTCAAAATCATCATGGGCGTAGTATAAGCCCTCTCCGGCTGGAAATACTTCCGGCAGAGCCCCGAACGGGGTAGTTATAACCGGCAGATTGGCAGACATGGCCTCCAGTACCGAAAGAGGCATTTCGCTGGAAAAAATCTGGTGGTTGGCATCCTCTTCCAGCAGCATGGGGTATACATAAGCGTCTGCCAGAGCATATAAATCTGCAATATTGGGGCGGAAACTGGTCAATATCATACAACCGCTTTTCCTCAGATTTTCCAGCAGTGTACGGTTAAAGATACCCGGATTTGAGACCGCCATGATTACCTGGGTATCCGGGTTTTGCATTCGTCGGAGCAGGTCCACACCTCGTCCTGCCCGTATTGGTCCCACGTGGAGAAGCAGGAGTTTGTTGTGCGGCAGGCAATACCGGCGGCGAAGTTCGGCTTTGATTTCGGGTGAGACTGGCTGAAAGGTAGCCATATCCACTCCGTTCGGCAAAATGACAGTCTCTATTCCGGCCTCCCTGAAAAAGGAGGCACTTTTTTGGGACAAACAGATTGCCATGTCCGGTTTTATATAAGGAAGCATATTCCGGACGGTACGGGTATTGACTGGCTGTTGAGCCGAAATCACCGTTTTGGCTCGCGGGGCAGACAGTTTGGCCATCTTCAGGCGGAAAAGTTCAGCGGCATCCGGTTTGCCCAGCAGGTGGATTATATCCGGCTGGAAACGGCGGATACGGTTTAAGCTTCGGGGGCGGGTGAAGTGTTCTCTGGGGCAGAGCAGGAGAAGTATGTCCTTTTCTTTTGAAAGAAAATCAGCCAGCTGGGCCGCCATCTTATAGATACTGCGGTCAGGGCAAACCTTGAAATCACCTATCAGGCAGATTTTTATCATATACGCTCAGGAATATCTGAAGTCTAGTGTAAGCCACTTTTCGCTGTTCGTCAAAGCATTTTACACTAAAGCTAGTGCCAAGGGTCATAACAGCCTAATACGCCAAATGACCATGACAGTGCGTAATAAATAGGCACAAACTATTGACAAATGACATATAGCAGGCTTATTATAGTGACAATAAGCGAAAAAACAGGATGCAAATGGAGCAAAAGGCTATATAGTATTTGTAACAAAGGTTTGATATAGGGACTTAAGGTTGGGATATTTAGGGGGGCATATCCTGCCACTTGTACTTGGCGGCCATATTTTCTAAACTGATACAGATGAAACTTATGAAAAAGAATAGGGCAAGACTATTTCTTAGCCTGACGGTTATCTGTCTGGCGGGTGTATCCTTTTTTCTCTGGGCTATGCCGGCAGTACTGGGCCAGCAGTATATCAAACAGCTTGATTACTTGCCGTCACCCCAACCGGGGGAGAGGATACTTATATTTTCACCCCACCCCGATGATGAAACTATTGCACTTGGTGGCTACATTGACAGTGCCTGTCAGGCCGGAGCGGAGGTAGAGATTGTACTGGTTACGGACGGCAGCAAATTTACCAACAAAGAAATCCGTTACCAAGAGTTTGAAAGTGCCTGCCGCTTGCTGGGGGTGGCAGCAGACCATCTGGTGTTTTTGGATTTTAAAGACGGCAGTCTTCGGTCAGTGCCTGTTACCCTGTTGATAGATTGCTTCGGTGCTTTGATAAATAGCTTCATGCCGGATATTGTGTTTTACCCCCACCCCCAAGATGCTCACGATGACCATGCGGCTGTAAGCAGGGCAGTCAGGCAGTGTTTAAAAGTTACCCCCGGTATCCGGGGTTATGAATATCTGGTGCATTATCGGATATTCTTCCCTCAACCGCGGGTTTTTAACCAAAACTTGTATCTGTTGCCGCCGCTTACGCTGGTAAATGAAGACCACAACTGGCTTAAGTTTGACCTCTCTGAAGAGCAGCTGGAACGAAAATTGGCAGCCCTGAGTGCCTATGCGAGCCAGCTGAAAAATCCATTTCTGAAGCCCCTTATGCAGAGTTTTATCCGCCAGAATGAGCTGGTTTGTCTGCCGAACTGATTCAATCAGGGTTTGGGGGATTTCGGCTGGCAGTATCCCCTTAAGATTTCAAAACAGTAAATAGTCAGGCTGAGTTATGCTCTTTGTTCCCCTTCTGGCTGGCCAGATTGCCAGAGCAAGGCCTGAAATGCGGGGCGTGCTGGTTTCCCCCCCTTAAACAACCTTACCTTGGCGTGCCAGGCTTTGTGGGGCTTGCCTTTAACAATTCTGACCGCTAACATTTATATGTAATATTTTCGGGATATAAATAATAATTGGGAGTAACCGGATATATGAATAATATAATAGATAAAAAATGGGCTTACCGTGAGCTCGGCAAAACGGGCATAGGGCTTAGCCCCATCGGCTTGGGCGGCTGGCAGTTTTCCCGCGGTAAGGGGGCGGCTATTGGGGTATGGGGCATGCTGAACCAGACCAAAGTAAACGAGATTGTGCTTAATTCGTTGGGGGGTGGGATAAACTGGTTTGATACAGCCGAAGCCTATGGCATGGGGCAGAGTGAAGAGGCTTTAGCCGAAGCCCTGAAACAGGCGGGTATCCAGCCCGGAGAGTGCTTTATAGCTACCAAATGGCAGCCTACTTTGCGATTTGCATCTTCTATTAAAACCCTTCTGCCCATGCGCGAGGGTTTTCTAAACCCTTATAAAGTGGATTTGTATCAGGTTCATTTTCCGGGCCTTTTTGCCTCTATTGATGCCCAGATGGATAACATGGCTGCCTTGTATAAAGAAGGGCGGATACGGGCCATAGGCGTCAGCAACTTTAATGCCTCCCAGATGCGCATTGCCCAGAAGCGTTTAAATGAACATGGTTTGTCACTAGCATCAAATCAAGTCAGGTACAATCTGCTGGACAGGCAGATTGAGACTAACGGGGTGTTTGAAACTGCCCGTGAGTTGGGTATAAGCCTGCTAGCTTATTCTCCGTTGGGTATGGGTATCCTTTCAGGTAAATACCAGCGTAACCCGGAGTATCTGCAGCAGGTGCCGTTTATCCGCCGTAAATCTATCCGCCGGGCGCTGGAAAAGAGTATGCCTATTATCGCCAAGCTTTCAGAAATAGCCGGCAGATACAGTGCAGATATAGCTCAGGTAGCTCTGGCGTGGGTAATTTACGGGCAGGGAGATACTGTTTTTGCCATAGCCGGCGCCAGTACTCCGGTGCAGGCACGGGAAAACCTGAAGGCTCTGGATATAAAGCTGACTACAGCCGAAATAGCTGAATTAAATAAGGTGTCCCGGTTTTAGGTCTGCTCCGGCGGGTCTGGCTGGCAAGGGGGCGTTTGCCTCTGGCAGCAGGGGCGGGCATCTATCTCAAAAACCCCTCCCTCTATCCGCAGTGCCTTGCCATTTAGCAGGGCGTCTGCCACTTTGTATCTGGCGGAATAAAGCATCCGCTGAAAAGTGGGGCGGGAGATATTCATCTGCAGGGCGGCTTGGGCTTGCTCCAGCCCCAGCAGGTCTTTTAAACGCAGTGCTTCAGCTTCCTCAGTAGACAGCTGGTTTTCCTCAAGCATACTCAGAGGTATGCCGGCAGGTTTGTAATAAGCTACTTTGGGTATCTCACTTATGCGGCGGCATTTGTACGGTCGGGGCATGGTGCTTACCTTTCAGTTTCTTTCACGCTTGGCTTCAGAATAGCCTCTACTTTTATTTGTGTCAATATTTATTCTGCAGGTGTTATTACGTATCATTACTAATAGACCATGTGCCTGTTTTGGATTAAGCTCAGAAGAGGAGGGCAAAGCGATGGCAGATACCGAGTTTATTACGCAGCAGATACAACTTTTAAAAGACCCGGATGGTCTGAAACGCCAGTTTGCCCGGCTGGCGCTTGAAGATTTGGGTAAATCAAGCGTGCCGTATCTGGTTGCCAAGCTGGATGAGTATCAGGGTGATGCCCTGTGGGAAAGTGTAAAAGCCCTAAGCCGCATTGGGGATGCCTCTTCCGCCGGGGCTTTGGTCAAACTTCTCTCCCATGAGGTATCCGATATACGCTGGCTGGCCTCTTTGGGTCTGATAAAAATAGGCAAAGAAGGGGTGAAGCCGCTGCTGCGTGCCCTTAGTTTATCAGATGCCCGTTCACCTCTCCTCAGAGAGGAAGCTCACCATGTGCTTACCGGGCTGAGAGACAAGCAGCTTAAAAACAGTTTGTCAGGGGTTATAAAGGCTTTGGAAAGCAATTCCCCCCGGTCTGATGCTCCGGTAGCCGCCGAGGAAGCGCTTGTAAAGCTTAAATTTTAAAATAAAACCTGATTATTATCTATACATGGATAAATACAGGCAAATAAAATGATTTACAGTTAACTACAGAAAAATAAGGTTATAAAATAATCTGTATTTATTTAAAAGGTCTTAATATCTCGCTATTATACCTCTGTAGCTTGACTGTAGGGATATAATAGCGGTAAAATAAAGTAAATATGAAGCACATGAGGAGGTATTTATCTCTCCAAAGTGAAAAAGTTTATTTGAATATAGTTTGTTGTAGCCCGTTTTAACGGGTTTTGCCCCGGCCCTTTCCGCTGTATTTAGTTTTCAGGTTTTTCTCCAGCCACTGGTTTTTATATTATCCCGGGTACTTGTCAGTCTTTACGCAGTTCCAAATTTTCTGTCCGAGACTTTCATTTGTCTAGCCGTGTTTTCTTAATTCAGCTTTCGGGTTGGGGTTATTCCCTGCACAAAGGAAGGATTAACATGGTTTTAGCCGATACAAAATCCGAAATGCCTCAATACCCCCAGACGGAGCAAGACCACCAGGTGATGGCTCACAAGATAAGCTCTGACTACCATGAGGACGAATGGAATAACTGGAAATGGCATATTTCCCATACTATTAGGGACTTGACCACAGTTGAAAAACTGCTGGGTGTAAAATTTTCAGCTGAAAAACGCCGTAGTCTGGAAGATACTATCCTCAAGTTTCCCATGAGCATTACACCTTATTATTTTTCCCTTATTGACCGCAAAAATTTCGAAAATGATCCTGTTTTTATCCAGTCTGTACCCAGTGCCGCTGAACTTAATTTCAGTTGCTACGATAAAGAAGACCCTCTGGCCGAAGACGTGGATAGCCCCGCTCCCGGCATTACCCACCGCTACCCGGACAGGGTGCTGTTTCATGTCTCAAACCGTTGTGCCATGTACTGCCGGCACTGTACCCGCAAACGCAAGGTGGGGGATATTGATAAAAACCTTTCACGTGATGAGCTGAAAAAGGGATTGGAGTACATAAAAAACACCCCCCGGGTGCGGGATGTTTTACTGTCCGGGGGTGACCCTCTGCTCCTTCCTGATAGCATACTTGAATGGCTACTTTCAGAACTGAAAGCGATACCTCATGTTCAGGTAATAAGGATTGGTACACGGGTACCGGTAGTATTGCCCCAGCGGATTACTCCCCATCTGGTAAAAATTATCCGGAAGTATCACCCCGTCTGGATAAATACTCATTTCAATCACCCCCGTGAGATAACCTCCACCTCCAGCCGGGCGCTTGGCATGCTGGCAGATGCCGGTATACCCTTAGGTAACCAGACAGTTTTGCTGGCCAAGGTAAATGACTGTCCGCGGGTTATGAAAGCCCTGGTACATAAACTGGTGGAAAACAGAGTCAGACCGTATTACCTCTACCAGTGTGACCCGGCACAGGGCCTTTCCCATTTCCGCACTTCCATAGGCAAGGGTATAGAGATTATCGAAAATCTTATCGGGCATACCAGCGGATTTGCCGTACCCACATATGTTATAGATGCGCCGAATGGCGGCGGCAAGATACCTATTATGCCGAATTACCTCATATCCCAGTCTTCCAGCAAGGTTATTCTGCGTAATTACGAAGGGATTATCACGGCCTATTACCAGCCGGAAGATTACCACCCGCCCAAGTGCGGGCAGGATTGTTCGGCCTGTAATCTGGATTTGGACTTGAATGGTGCGGCAGAGGGGGCGCTGGTAGGGATTGCCCGTTTGCTGTCTAACTATGAAGATACCGATTATTTAGTTCCCACTGAATGTGACCGAATGGATCGCCGCAAGAGCGGCTATGACCAGATAACTACTATGGGGACTTCCCTCATCCAGCACGGCAAAAACAGTGACCGTATCTACCTGATGAGATTGGCCGCCGAAGAGGCCGCCACTCTGATAACTGGGATGCAGACACTGGCAACCGAAAACGGCTACACCAAGCTGTTTGCCAAGGTGCCTGATGATATAAAGCCCCTGTTTGAAGCAGATGGTTTTGAAACCGAGGCGGTTATTCCCTGTTTTTACGGCGGGAGCAAAGCCGGTTACTTCATGGGAAAGTTTATAGATAAAGACCGTAAAATAGAAGAAAATGGCGAATTGCTGGAAGATGTGCTGAAGGTGGCCCATTCCAAAGCTGGTAAAGTGCCGGCGGTCAAATTGCCTAACGGGTATACCCTTCGCAAATGCACCGCTGAAGATACGTCAGCTATGGCCGAGGTTTTTTCCACTGTTTTTGCATCATATCCGTTTCCCATTTTTGAACCGGACTATATCAGCCGCACCATGGCTGAAAGCATAACTTATTATGGTATCTGGCATGGTGACAGATTGGCGGCGTTATCTTCAGCCGAACAGTATCCGCTGGAAGGGCACGTGGAATTGACAGATTTTGCTACCTTGCCCGCATACCGACGCCGCAAGCTGGCGGGTATTTTACTGCGTACTATGGAAGATGAAATGAAGCAAAAAGGCTTTGGAGTTAGCTATACGTCTGCAGTGGCGGAGTCTTATGGTATGAATATCAGCTTTGCCCGCCAGGGATATAAATTTGCCGGGAGGCTGAAAAACAATACCCAAATAAACGGCAGTATAAAAAGCATGAATGTTTGGTACAAGTGCCTGAAGAAAAAGACCAAATAGGCCAAGTTGCTTTCAGTATCATATAGCAGAGCGGACACCTTTTTGGGGTGTCCGCTTTTGTTTGACAGATTGCAGGTTATTTTAGGCGCCAGGGTTCAGTACCCGTCCGGTAAAGAGAGTAGTGCCGGTAGCCATATCTACTATGCAGAATATAAAAGCCCGGTCAATGCTCAGGGTGACAGGTTCAGCAGGGGCGGAAGTCAGGTTCATAGTTACGGCTGTTGCCGCTGCCGCTTC
Protein-coding sequences here:
- the ablA gene encoding lysine 2,3-aminomutase, which codes for MVLADTKSEMPQYPQTEQDHQVMAHKISSDYHEDEWNNWKWHISHTIRDLTTVEKLLGVKFSAEKRRSLEDTILKFPMSITPYYFSLIDRKNFENDPVFIQSVPSAAELNFSCYDKEDPLAEDVDSPAPGITHRYPDRVLFHVSNRCAMYCRHCTRKRKVGDIDKNLSRDELKKGLEYIKNTPRVRDVLLSGGDPLLLPDSILEWLLSELKAIPHVQVIRIGTRVPVVLPQRITPHLVKIIRKYHPVWINTHFNHPREITSTSSRALGMLADAGIPLGNQTVLLAKVNDCPRVMKALVHKLVENRVRPYYLYQCDPAQGLSHFRTSIGKGIEIIENLIGHTSGFAVPTYVIDAPNGGGKIPIMPNYLISQSSSKVILRNYEGIITAYYQPEDYHPPKCGQDCSACNLDLDLNGAAEGALVGIARLLSNYEDTDYLVPTECDRMDRRKSGYDQITTMGTSLIQHGKNSDRIYLMRLAAEEAATLITGMQTLATENGYTKLFAKVPDDIKPLFEADGFETEAVIPCFYGGSKAGYFMGKFIDKDRKIEENGELLEDVLKVAHSKAGKVPAVKLPNGYTLRKCTAEDTSAMAEVFSTVFASYPFPIFEPDYISRTMAESITYYGIWHGDRLAALSSAEQYPLEGHVELTDFATLPAYRRRKLAGILLRTMEDEMKQKGFGVSYTSAVAESYGMNISFARQGYKFAGRLKNNTQINGSIKSMNVWYKCLKKKTK